The proteins below come from a single Streptomyces sp. B3I8 genomic window:
- a CDS encoding response regulator transcription factor, which yields MGEITDGAWTSLSLRERQVLAHMANGLTYSAIAKRMQISRHTVDTYFRRIRAKTGVRNRMQLLMYALRLDEDTEWAAEEPRPRPGRARDGSHESAPREEPSTLPPNSAFLPVFRHRGPAFTLRHEGLS from the coding sequence ATGGGCGAAATCACCGATGGTGCCTGGACGTCGCTCAGCCTGCGGGAACGACAGGTGCTGGCGCATATGGCCAACGGGCTGACGTACTCCGCGATCGCGAAACGCATGCAGATCAGTCGGCATACTGTCGACACCTACTTCCGGCGAATTCGCGCCAAGACCGGCGTGCGCAACCGCATGCAGTTACTCATGTACGCCCTGCGTCTGGACGAGGACACCGAATGGGCGGCGGAAGAACCCCGTCCTCGGCCGGGACGGGCGAGGGACGGCAGTCACGAGAGTGCGCCACGCGAGGAACCTTCGACCCTGCCGCCCAACTCGGCATTCCTCCCGGTGTTCCGCCACCGCGGACCAGCCTTCACTTTGCGGCACGAGGGGCTCTCTTGA
- the npdG gene encoding NADPH-dependent F420 reductase — MSSRFNGTTVSVRGGTGPQVRGRARRFAAAGLTVVLGSRSADRAAGTAAEPGPSARGATNAEAAAAGDLVIVAVPWNGHRELLVSLRDELAGKVVVDCVNPLGFDAQGAFARPVAEGSAAQQAAGVLPNSTVVAAFHHVSAVLLEDPAVTSVDTDVLVLGDVREATDLVQDLASLIPGVRGVYGGRLRNAHQVEALTANPISMNRRHKSHAGVRLTDV, encoded by the coding sequence ATGAGCTCGAGATTCAACGGGACCACCGTCTCGGTACGCGGCGGCACCGGCCCACAGGTCCGGGGCCGCGCCCGGCGATTCGCCGCCGCCGGGCTGACGGTCGTCCTCGGTTCCCGTTCCGCCGACCGTGCCGCCGGGACCGCCGCGGAACCGGGCCCGTCCGCCAGGGGCGCCACCAATGCCGAGGCGGCCGCCGCCGGCGACCTGGTGATCGTCGCCGTACCGTGGAACGGCCACCGCGAACTCCTCGTGTCGCTGCGGGACGAACTCGCCGGCAAGGTCGTCGTGGACTGCGTGAACCCCCTGGGCTTCGACGCGCAGGGCGCCTTCGCCCGGCCGGTGGCCGAGGGCTCCGCCGCACAACAGGCGGCCGGCGTCCTGCCGAACTCGACGGTCGTCGCCGCGTTCCACCACGTGTCCGCAGTGCTGCTGGAGGACCCCGCCGTCACGTCGGTCGACACCGACGTCCTTGTCCTCGGTGACGTGCGCGAGGCGACCGATCTGGTCCAGGACCTCGCGTCCCTCATCCCGGGCGTCCGCGGCGTGTACGGCGGCCGGCTGCGCAACGCCCACCAGGTGGAGGCGCTGACCGCGAACCCCATCTCGATGAACCGGCGCCACAAGTCCCACGCGGGAGTCCGGCTCACCGACGTGTGA